In one Pseudomonas hydrolytica genomic region, the following are encoded:
- the glnA gene encoding glutamate--ammonia ligase: MSKAVQLIKEHDVKWVDLRFTDTKGKQHHVTMPARDALDEDFFEHGKMFDGSSIHGWKGIEASDMILMPVDDTAVLDPFTEEPTLILVCDIIEPSTMQGYDRDPRSIAKRAEEFLKTTGIGDTVFVGPEPEFFIFDEVKFKSDISGSMFKIYSEQGSWMTDGDVEGGNKGHRPAVKGGYFPVPPCDHDHEIRTAMCNAMEEMGLVVEVHHHEVATAGQNEIGVKFNTLVAKADEVQTLKYCVHNVADAYGKTATFMPKPLYGDNGSGMHVHMSISKDGKNTFAGEGYAGLSETALYFIGGIIKHGKALNGFTNPSTNSYKRLVPGFEAPVMLAYSARNRSASIRIPYVASPKARRIEARFPDPAANPYLAFAALLMAGIDGIQNKIHPGDAADKNLYDLPPEEGKLIPQVCGSLKEALEELDKGRAFLTKGGVFSDDFIDAYIELKSEEEIKVRTFVHPLEYDLYYSV; encoded by the coding sequence ATGTCTAAGGCTGTTCAACTGATCAAAGAACACGACGTGAAGTGGGTAGACCTGCGCTTCACCGATACCAAGGGCAAGCAGCACCACGTGACCATGCCGGCCCGTGACGCCCTGGACGAAGACTTCTTCGAGCACGGCAAGATGTTCGACGGCTCGTCCATCCATGGCTGGAAAGGCATCGAAGCCTCCGACATGATCCTGATGCCGGTGGACGACACCGCCGTGCTGGACCCGTTCACCGAAGAGCCGACCCTGATCCTGGTCTGCGACATCATCGAGCCGAGCACCATGCAAGGCTACGACCGCGACCCGCGCTCCATCGCCAAGCGCGCCGAAGAGTTCCTCAAGACCACCGGCATCGGCGACACCGTATTCGTTGGTCCCGAGCCCGAGTTCTTCATCTTCGACGAAGTGAAGTTCAAGTCCGACATCTCCGGCTCGATGTTCAAGATCTACTCCGAGCAAGGCTCCTGGATGACCGACGGCGACGTCGAAGGCGGCAACAAGGGCCACCGTCCGGCCGTCAAGGGCGGTTACTTCCCGGTTCCGCCGTGCGACCACGACCACGAAATCCGTACCGCCATGTGCAACGCCATGGAAGAAATGGGCCTGGTCGTCGAAGTGCACCACCACGAAGTGGCCACTGCCGGTCAGAACGAAATCGGCGTGAAGTTCAACACCCTGGTGGCCAAGGCTGACGAAGTTCAGACCCTGAAGTACTGCGTGCACAACGTGGCCGATGCCTACGGCAAGACCGCCACTTTCATGCCGAAGCCGCTGTACGGCGACAACGGCTCGGGCATGCACGTGCACATGTCGATCTCCAAGGACGGCAAGAACACCTTCGCCGGCGAAGGCTATGCCGGTCTGTCCGAGACCGCCCTGTACTTCATCGGCGGCATCATCAAGCACGGTAAGGCCCTGAACGGCTTCACCAACCCGTCGACCAACTCCTACAAGCGTCTGGTTCCGGGCTTCGAAGCACCGGTGATGCTGGCCTACTCGGCTCGCAACCGTTCCGCCTCGATCCGTATCCCCTACGTTGCCAGCCCGAAAGCCCGCCGTATCGAAGCGCGCTTCCCGGACCCGGCTGCCAACCCCTACCTGGCCTTCGCTGCCCTGCTGATGGCCGGTATCGACGGTATCCAGAACAAGATCCACCCGGGCGATGCAGCCGACAAGAACCTGTACGACCTGCCGCCGGAAGAAGGCAAGCTGATCCCGCAGGTGTGCGGCAGCCTGAAGGAAGCCCTGGAAGAGCTGGACAAGGGCCGCGCGTTCCTGACCAAGGGCGGCGTGTTCTCCGACGACTTCATCGATGCCTACATCGAGCTGAAGAGCGAAGAAGAAATCAAGGTGCGCACCTTCGTGCACCCGCTGGAATACGACCTGTACTACAGCGTCTAA
- a CDS encoding DUF4124 domain-containing protein yields the protein MRPLLACLLLALALPASAQIYKYTDANGNTVYTNQPPDGTAAESVDLPPTNTVEMQVPKAPAESTGASSPQSEAPYSVLRLTGIPDDEAMRANNGTFIVSVNIEPRLQPGHRLRLILDGEPYGQASNVPSLQLTNVDRGEHSLAVAVVAGERIIQQSATETFTVQRISLNSPARQTPPPPRPTPKPAN from the coding sequence ATGCGCCCATTACTCGCCTGCCTGCTGCTCGCCCTGGCTCTGCCGGCCAGCGCGCAGATCTACAAGTACACCGACGCCAACGGCAATACCGTGTATACCAACCAGCCGCCTGACGGCACGGCGGCCGAGAGCGTCGACCTGCCGCCGACCAACACCGTGGAAATGCAGGTTCCCAAGGCGCCGGCCGAGAGCACCGGCGCCAGCTCGCCGCAGTCCGAGGCACCCTATTCGGTGCTGCGCCTGACCGGCATTCCGGACGACGAAGCCATGCGCGCCAACAACGGCACCTTTATCGTCAGCGTCAATATCGAGCCCCGCCTGCAGCCGGGCCATCGCCTGCGCCTGATCCTCGATGGCGAGCCCTACGGCCAGGCGAGTAACGTACCCAGCCTGCAACTGACCAATGTCGACCGCGGCGAGCACAGCCTGGCGGTGGCGGTCGTTGCAGGTGAGCGCATCATCCAGCAGAGCGCGACCGAAACCTTTACCGTGCAGCGCATCAGCCTGAACAGCCCGGCGCGCCAGACACCGCCGCCCCCCCGTCCAACACCGAAGCCCGCCAATTGA